CCTGCCAGGCAAGCTGCACCACGCTGTCAGCGAGCTGAACATGATCGACCGGCGGCGGGTGGAATTGTGCCGCGCGCTGATTGGCAAACCCAAGCTGCTGTTTTTGGACGAACCCTCGGCAGGCATGACCCACGAGGAAACCCAGCAGCTCATGGACGAAATTGTGCGCATGGAAACAGGCGAAGCCAAACCCGCCATTGTGCTTATCGAGCATGAAATGAACGTGATACGCCGCATAACCAGCCGCTGTGTTGTGTTGAACTTTGGTGAAAAACTGTGCGAAGGCAGTTACGAGAAAGTAACCGCCGACCCCATGGTGCAGGAAGCCTATCTCGGCACGGAGGTGTGCGAAGATGAACAAGTTTAAACCTCTGATGGTCGAAAATCTGCATGTGGCTTACGGAAAGGCCGATGTGCTCTGCGGCGTATCGCTGGACATCCAGCCCGGCAAAACAACCTGCCTGCTCGGCTCCAACGGCGCGGGCAAGACAACCCTCATCCGCGCTTTAGTGGGGCTGACGCCCCCAAGGTCGGGCAATATTCAGTTTGCAGGTGTGGACATTACCGGCATGGCCCCGTACAAAATAGTGCGGATGGGCATATCGTGCATACCAGAAGGGCGGCGCGTGTTCCCCAAGATGAATGTGGAAGAAAACCTGCTCATGGGGGCATATCAGGAGCCATCCACCGCCAAAATACAAAAACGCTTGGCGCGAGTTTACGAAATCTTTCCCCGTCTGCGCGAAAGACGCGCGCAGTTTGCGGGCACCATGTCGGGCGGCGAGCAGGCCATGGTCTCCATTGGACGTGGACTGATGAACGAGCCTCGCCTGCTGATCATCGACGAACCGTCGCTGGGCCTCTCGCCCGCGCTGGTCAGTGAAAACTTCAGGGTAATACGCTCAATCTGCGAGAGCGGCATTGCCGTTTTTCTGGTAGAGCAAAACGTACGACAAACCCTGGCCATAGCCCATCAGGGCTACGTGCTTTCGCAGGGGCGCATTGTGGCTGGCGGCACCGCCAAAGAACTCAAAGAAAACGCCGAAGTGCAAAAAGCCTACTTTGGCTGAACCCGGTAAGGAGGCGTCGCCTGGGCAGTGCCCGGCAGACGAAACCCATATGACATACGCACCATCATCAGTTGAACTGGCCCAAAGCCTCATAGGCTACAACACCATTTCTGGCGGCAACGAGCGTCAGGCTCTGGAACCCCTTGCACGGATACTGTCCGATGCTGGCTTTAGCGTTGCTTTTGACGCCTACGACCCCTCCAACCCACAGC
Above is a genomic segment from Desulfovibrio sp. containing:
- a CDS encoding ABC transporter ATP-binding protein; the encoded protein is MNKFKPLMVENLHVAYGKADVLCGVSLDIQPGKTTCLLGSNGAGKTTLIRALVGLTPPRSGNIQFAGVDITGMAPYKIVRMGISCIPEGRRVFPKMNVEENLLMGAYQEPSTAKIQKRLARVYEIFPRLRERRAQFAGTMSGGEQAMVSIGRGLMNEPRLLIIDEPSLGLSPALVSENFRVIRSICESGIAVFLVEQNVRQTLAIAHQGYVLSQGRIVAGGTAKELKENAEVQKAYFG